The nucleotide window GCGGGAACTCCTGCTGGTACACAAGCCGAACCGGCCGACGAGGCCGCGTGTACCGCGATCCATTCCCGGTCTGATGCTGGTCGACGCGGTGCTCGACGTTGCGGGTGCTGCCGACGTAGAGAGTGCCGTCTGAGCATTGGAGGATGTAGAGGAATCCGGGCATGAGACGACTGTCGAGGATTGCTGCGACGAATCAGCCAAGGTTTCCACAGCCGACGGTGAGCGGCGAGAGTTTCCACAGGTGCCGTGTGGGGTGAGTTTCGGCGTTTGGGTCACCAGGTGGCTTCGACTCGGCGCCTCGCTTCGCTCGGGGCCGGCTCAACCAGCGGTGGGTGGCGGCGAGCTCAACCAGTGGGGGTGTCACCAAGTGGTTTCGACTCGGCGCCTCGCTGCGCTCGGTGCCGGCTCAACCAGCGAGGGGGGGCTGGCTGCCGGCTCAACCAGCGGGGGGTGGCTGCCGGCTCAACCAGCGGAGGGGAACCGGCTCAACCAGCGCGTGAAGTGTTGGACACCGGCGTGATCGGGAGGCGGAGCGCGCCGGGTGCGTGCGCCGGCACGGTCGGGTGATGGGGCTCGACCGGCTCGACCGGCCGGTACGACGCACCGAGCTCGGGCCGTGGGTCGGCCTCGCCGGCATTCGGCCACATCGCCAGCGCGCGTTCGGCCTGCGCGGTGATCGTCAGTGACGGGTTGACACCGAGGTTGGCGGAGACGGTCGCACCGTCGACGACGTGCAGGCCCGGGTGGTTGAACACTCGGTGGTACGGATCCACCACACCGTCGTGCGCCGACCGACCGATCGAGCAGCCGCCCAGGAAGTGCGCGGTCATCGGGATGTTCAGCAGGTCGACAATGGAACCGCCCGCGTCGCCGTCGATCTCGCGCGCGACGGCACGCACCGCGTCGTGCCCTTCCGGGATCCATGTCGGCGGCGGATCGCCCGCACCCTGCCTACTGCGCAGCATCGGGCCGAATCGGCCTCGGCGGGAGAACAGTTCGAGGGAGTTGTCCGCCGTCTGCATGACGAGCGCGATGATCGTACGCTCCGACCAGCGGTGAACGGAGAGGCCGCGGAGCGTGATCAGCGGATGGCGGACCATCTCGACGAGTGCCTGCAACGGGCGCGGCAGGCGTCCGTCGCCGTCGACGAGGATCGCCTGCAGCAGGCCGATCAGGTTGCTGCCCTTGCCGTATCGCACCGGCTCGATGTGGGTGTGCGCATTGGGATGGAACGACGACGTGATCGCCACACCCTCGGTGTAGTCGGTCTCGAGGTCGCGGGCGGTGGCGGCGAGGACCGCCTCGGAGTTGGTGCGGACCACCTTGCCCAGGCGAGACGACAGCCCGGGCAGGTGGCCGCCCTGCTGCATGTTCAGCAGCAGCTTGTTGGTGCCGTAGGTGCCTGCGGCGAACACCACGTGATCGGCGGTGAACGCGCGGCGCCCGCGGCGCGACCAGCGACGGCCCGACCGGTGCGACTCCACGACGTACCCGCCGCGCGAACGCGGCCGGACGGTGTCGACGGTCGTCATCGGGATGATCTCGGCGCCGGCCTGTTCGGCCAGGTGGAGATAGTTCTTGACGAGGGTGTTCTTCGCTCCCACCGGACAACCCGTCATGCACGCACCGCAATCGGTGCACCCGGTGCGCGCGGGGCCGGCGCCGCCGAAGAACGGGTCGTCGACGGTCTTGCCCGCCTCGCCGAAGAACACGCCGACCGGGGTGTGGACGAAGGTGTCGCCGACACCCATCTCCTCGGCGACCTTGCGGATCACGCGGTCGGCGGGCGTCACCTTCGGATAGGTGGTCACGCCGAGCATCCGCGAGGCCTGGTTGTAGTACGGGTCGAGCTCGGACGCCCAGTCGGTGATCGACCCCCAGTGCGGGTCGTCGAAGAAGGCGGGGAGCGGCCGGTACAGGGTGTTCGCGTAGTTCAGCGATCCGCCGCCGACGCCGGCGCCGGCCATGACGAGGACGTCGCGCAGCAGATGCATGCGCTGCACACCGAACAGTCCGAGCGCGGGCGCCCACACATAGTCCTTGAGGCGCCAACTCGTCTTGGGCAGATCGCCGTCGGTGAAACGGCGTCCGGACTCGACGACGGCGACCCGGTAACCCTTCTCGGTGAGTCGCAGGGCCGCAACCGAACCGCCGAAACCGGAGCCGATGACGATCGCGTCGTAGTGGTCAGGGATGGAACTCACGGTGCGACGGTCCTCTCGGTGTCGGTCTCGGTGGCGCTGTGCACGGATGCGGCGGCGGGGATCGCATCGTCGAACCGGTGGTCGGCGGGGTCGAACGACGACATCATCCGACGGAAGTCGCTCGTGAACTTCGGCCACATCACCGAGTTGCGTCCGGTGGAGTCGAGGTACCAGCTCGAGCATCCGCCCGAATTCCACACCGTGCGTTCGAGTTCGGGGTCAAGGTCGGAGTTGTAGCGATCCTGGGCGGCTTCGGTGACCTCGACCGCCGAACGGCCGCTGCGGGACAGTTCGGCGAGTGCCTTGCTCATGTAGTACGCCTGCGGTTCCAGCATCAGCACGATCGAGCTGTGGCCCAGGTTGGTGTTGGGGCCGTACAGGAAGAACAGGTTGGGGAAGCCGTGGATCTCGACCCCGCGGTAGGCGCGGGGCGAACCGGCCCACGCCTGGGCGAGGGTGCGGCCGTCGCGTCCGGTGATCACCGACGCGATCGGCGGTTCGGTGGGGGTGAACCCGGTCGCGAACACCACTGTGTCGACCTCGTGTTCGCGGCCCTGGTCGTCGACGGCGCCACGCGCGGTGAGGCGGGTGATCGCGCCGGTCACGGTGGCGTTGTCGCGCTGGAGCGCGGGAAACCACTTGTTGGTCAACAGCATCCGCTTGCAGCCGATGGTGTAGTCGGGGGTGAGCCGACGACGTAGGGCGCGGTCGCGGACCTGGACGCGCAGCTGTGCCAGGGCGATGGTCTTCGCGATCGGGAGCAGCTTGGGATTGCGGGCCATCATGAGCACGTAGGCCTCGCGATAGGTCCACACCATCCTCCGGACGAGCCGGTGGACTCCGGGAACGCGACGATAGAGCGCGCGTTCGAGCGTGCCGATGTTGCGGTCCAGACGCGGCACCACCCAGGCGGGAGTGCGCTGGAAGACCGTCAGATGTCCTACCTCGTCGACGATCTCGGGCACGATCTGGATCGCCGACGCGCCGGTTCCGACGATCGCGACGCGGCGGCCGCGCAGGTCGTGGGAGTGGTCCCATTGCGCGGAGTGGAACATCGTGCCGGTGAACTCATCCGCTCCGGCGACGGCTGGCAGTCCCGGTTCGGACAGGGCGCCGGGCGCGGCCACCAGGTAGCGGCACCGGATCTCGCCGTCGGTCGTCACCACGACCCACTCCTGTGCGCCGCCGTCCCACCGTGCCGACGTCAGGGCGCAGTTGTAGCGGATCTGATCGGCGAAACCGGCTGCGACCGAACGCAGATAGCGGTGGATCTCGTGGCGCCGACCGTAGGTGTTGGACCAGTCCGGGTTCGGCGCGAAGGACAGGGAGTACAGCGACGTCGGCACATCGCATGCCGCTCCCGGGTAGTCGTTCTCCCGCCAGACGCCGCCTGCGCCGTCGGCGCGTTCGATGGCCAGGGCCTGCAGTTGCGGATGATCTGTGCGGAGCCTGTGCAGGGCCGCGAGTCCGCCGAACCCGACGCCGACGACGAGGACGTCGACGCGTCGGGGCAGGGTGTTCTCGTGCAGGGGAGTGGGACTGGTGTCAGTCATGGGTCAGCAGTTCCTTCCAGACGGGCAGGAGATCGTCGAGCAGGGCGCGGTCGGCGTCGGGGGAGCGCAAGATGCGCGACACGGCCAGGCCACGTGCGAGTTCGATGGAGAGTTCGAGTTCGGCGGCGGTGTAGCGGTCACCGAACAATTCGGCAGACCCCACGGCGAGCGCGTCGGACACCTGCTGTTCGAGCGGGATGATCGCGGTCCGCAAGCCGACGTCGCACCGGGCGGCGACCCACAACTCGAGCGCGGCATCGAACAGTGGGCCGCTGAACGCCTCGATGAGAATTTCCAGACCCTCGTCACCGGTGCGGGGCCGCGACAGGATCTCTGCCAGCCGGCGTTCGACGAG belongs to Gordonia sp. KTR9 and includes:
- a CDS encoding GMC family oxidoreductase N-terminal domain-containing protein, producing the protein MSSIPDHYDAIVIGSGFGGSVAALRLTEKGYRVAVVESGRRFTDGDLPKTSWRLKDYVWAPALGLFGVQRMHLLRDVLVMAGAGVGGGSLNYANTLYRPLPAFFDDPHWGSITDWASELDPYYNQASRMLGVTTYPKVTPADRVIRKVAEEMGVGDTFVHTPVGVFFGEAGKTVDDPFFGGAGPARTGCTDCGACMTGCPVGAKNTLVKNYLHLAEQAGAEIIPMTTVDTVRPRSRGGYVVESHRSGRRWSRRGRRAFTADHVVFAAGTYGTNKLLLNMQQGGHLPGLSSRLGKVVRTNSEAVLAATARDLETDYTEGVAITSSFHPNAHTHIEPVRYGKGSNLIGLLQAILVDGDGRLPRPLQALVEMVRHPLITLRGLSVHRWSERTIIALVMQTADNSLELFSRRGRFGPMLRSRQGAGDPPPTWIPEGHDAVRAVAREIDGDAGGSIVDLLNIPMTAHFLGGCSIGRSAHDGVVDPYHRVFNHPGLHVVDGATVSANLGVNPSLTITAQAERALAMWPNAGEADPRPELGASYRPVEPVEPHHPTVPAHAPGALRLPITPVSNTSRAG
- a CDS encoding flavin-containing monooxygenase — protein: MTDTSPTPLHENTLPRRVDVLVVGVGFGGLAALHRLRTDHPQLQALAIERADGAGGVWRENDYPGAACDVPTSLYSLSFAPNPDWSNTYGRRHEIHRYLRSVAAGFADQIRYNCALTSARWDGGAQEWVVVTTDGEIRCRYLVAAPGALSEPGLPAVAGADEFTGTMFHSAQWDHSHDLRGRRVAIVGTGASAIQIVPEIVDEVGHLTVFQRTPAWVVPRLDRNIGTLERALYRRVPGVHRLVRRMVWTYREAYVLMMARNPKLLPIAKTIALAQLRVQVRDRALRRRLTPDYTIGCKRMLLTNKWFPALQRDNATVTGAITRLTARGAVDDQGREHEVDTVVFATGFTPTEPPIASVITGRDGRTLAQAWAGSPRAYRGVEIHGFPNLFFLYGPNTNLGHSSIVLMLEPQAYYMSKALAELSRSGRSAVEVTEAAQDRYNSDLDPELERTVWNSGGCSSWYLDSTGRNSVMWPKFTSDFRRMMSSFDPADHRFDDAIPAAASVHSATETDTERTVAP
- a CDS encoding TetR/AcrR family transcriptional regulator, with protein sequence MTEPTRTPRRRTQAERTATTRALILDATVDALVDVGYAATTTQEVNRRAGVSRGALLHHFPTRESLVVAAVGHLVERRLAEILSRPRTGDEGLEILIEAFSGPLFDAALELWVAARCDVGLRTAIIPLEQQVSDALAVGSAELFGDRYTAAELELSIELARGLAVSRILRSPDADRALLDDLLPVWKELLTHD